In Gopherus evgoodei ecotype Sinaloan lineage chromosome 10, rGopEvg1_v1.p, whole genome shotgun sequence, a single window of DNA contains:
- the LITAF gene encoding lipopolysaccharide-induced tumor necrosis factor-alpha factor, with translation MSAPASHLPAPTGYPIPSAPPTYEETTGINTYPPYPAPESGHGPNMKSMNPPPYPSQPVPAPNPITVQTVYVQQPVTFYDRPVQMCCPSCNKMIVTRLSHTSGALTWLSCGSLCLLGCVAGCCFIPFCIDALQDVDHYCPSCQALLGTYKRL, from the exons ATGTCTGCTCCAGCATCCCATctgccagctcccactggctacccAATCCCATCAGCACCCCCAACATATGAAGAGACAACAGGAATAAACACTTACCCTCCTTATCCTGCCCCGGAATCTGGGCATGGACCAAACATGAAGAGTATGAATCCTCCTCCGTATCCTTCACAACCTGTTCCAGCTCCTAATCCAA TTACAGTTCAGACTGTGTATGTGCAGCAGCCAGTAACATTTTATGATCGCCCAGTTCAGATGTGCTGCCCCTCCTGCAACAAGATGATAGTGACACGTCTCTCGCACACTTCAGGAGCACTGACCTGGCTGTCATGCGGCAGCCTCTGTCTGCTGGG GTGCGTAGCTGGTTGCTGTTTCATCCCCTTCTGTATTGATGCCCTCCAGGATGTGGATCACTATTGTCCAAGCTGCCAAGCCCTTCTTGGTACCTACAAGCGTTTGTAG